From the Leptotrichia sp. oral taxon 221 genome, one window contains:
- the thyA gene encoding thymidylate synthase: MKQYLDLVKHVLENGVRKENRTGVDTISTFAYTYKVDLSEGYPLLTTKKMYFNSMLHELFWYLSGEEHIKTLREKTKIWDAWADEEGRLETAYGRFWRRYPVPEVALDGEVFADENNPWTTREENGQLVFDQIQYVIDTLKELKINPNHKNGRRMIVVAWNPGNATISKLPPCHYTFAFNVLGNKLNCHLTQRSGDIALGIPFNLACYSLLTMMLAKECGYEVGEFSHTIIDAHIYENHIEGLKEQLTRKPLKLPKIKIADKPFNELTFDDIKLEDYESYPLIKFEVAV; this comes from the coding sequence ATGAAACAATATTTGGATTTAGTGAAACATGTTTTGGAAAATGGAGTAAGGAAAGAAAATAGAACAGGAGTCGATACTATTTCAACTTTTGCATATACATATAAAGTTGATTTGAGTGAAGGATATCCTTTGTTGACAACAAAAAAAATGTATTTTAATTCGATGTTGCATGAGCTTTTTTGGTATTTGTCAGGAGAAGAGCATATTAAAACGTTGAGAGAAAAAACGAAAATATGGGATGCGTGGGCAGATGAAGAAGGTAGATTAGAAACAGCTTACGGAAGATTTTGGAGAAGATATCCAGTTCCAGAAGTTGCTTTAGATGGAGAAGTTTTTGCAGATGAGAATAATCCTTGGACAACGAGAGAAGAAAATGGACAATTAGTTTTTGATCAAATTCAGTATGTGATTGATACTTTGAAAGAATTGAAGATAAATCCTAATCATAAAAATGGTAGAAGAATGATTGTAGTTGCTTGGAATCCTGGGAATGCAACGATAAGTAAGCTACCACCTTGTCATTATACGTTTGCATTTAATGTTTTAGGAAATAAATTGAATTGTCATTTGACTCAAAGAAGTGGAGATATTGCTTTGGGAATACCATTTAATTTGGCTTGTTATTCGTTATTAACAATGATGTTGGCGAAGGAATGCGGTTATGAAGTTGGAGAGTTTTCTCATACGATAATTGATGCTCATATTTATGAAAATCATATTGAAGGATTGAAAGAGCAATTGACTAGAAAACCTTTAAAATTACCCAAAATTAAGATAGCAGACAAGCCATTTAATGAATTGACATTTGACGATATAAAATTGGAAGATTATGAAAGTTATCCTTTGATAAAATTTGAAGTAGCAGTTTAG
- the metG gene encoding methionine--tRNA ligase, with product MPKSFYITTPIYYPNAAPHVGTAYSTIVCDVVARYKRLTGYDVKFLTGVDEHGQKIQEAADKNGYTPQQWVDKMSLNFTTLWEKLNISNTDFMRTTQERHINSVREIVKRVNDNGDIYKGEYWGKYCVSEETFVPENQLVDGKYMGKEVIDVKEVSYFFKLSKYEDALLKYIEEHPEFIKPEGKKNEVVAFIKQGLQDLSISRTTFDWGIPLELEEGHVIYVWFDALTNYLTGAGFAKDPEEFANVWTNGTVNHVIGKDILRFHAIIWPAMLMSAGIKLPETIAAHGWWTVEGEKMSKSLGNVVNPAEEVEKYGLDPFRYYLMREATYGQDADYSKRAMVQRINSDLANDLGNLLNRTIGMQKKYFDSKVVLNEVTDTFDAEIKALWEEVLVNIEKRMNEYQFSEALKEIWKFISRMNKYIDECEPWKLAKDEDSKDRLSTVMYNLVEGLYKIAALISPFMPDTAQKMLNQLGLEVDAEKMKLEDVKAWGAYPVGGKLNAAEPIFPRVEFEEEPKKEYNENLTIENPITIDDFSKVEIKVVEIIKASKIEGADKLLKFIVNTGKEKRQIVSGIAKWYPNEQELVGKKVMAVLNLEPVTLRGELSQGMLLTTTEKKKTKLVIIDNEVKLGTTIR from the coding sequence ATGCCAAAATCATTTTATATAACAACACCAATTTATTACCCTAATGCGGCTCCACATGTTGGAACTGCTTATTCTACAATCGTTTGTGATGTAGTTGCAAGATATAAAAGATTGACTGGATATGATGTTAAATTTTTGACAGGAGTAGATGAGCACGGACAAAAAATTCAAGAGGCTGCAGATAAAAATGGCTATACACCACAACAATGGGTGGATAAAATGTCGTTGAATTTTACAACGTTATGGGAAAAATTAAATATTTCAAACACTGATTTTATGAGAACAACTCAAGAAAGACACATTAACAGTGTTAGAGAAATTGTAAAAAGAGTTAACGATAATGGTGATATTTACAAAGGTGAGTACTGGGGTAAATATTGCGTTTCAGAAGAAACTTTTGTTCCTGAAAATCAGTTGGTTGATGGAAAATATATGGGGAAAGAGGTTATCGATGTAAAAGAAGTTTCATATTTTTTCAAACTATCTAAATATGAAGATGCTTTGTTGAAATACATTGAGGAACATCCTGAATTTATTAAGCCAGAAGGTAAGAAAAATGAAGTTGTCGCATTTATAAAACAAGGGTTACAAGATTTGTCGATTTCTAGAACAACTTTTGATTGGGGAATACCGTTGGAATTAGAAGAAGGGCATGTAATTTATGTTTGGTTTGATGCTTTAACTAATTACTTGACAGGAGCAGGATTTGCTAAGGATCCAGAGGAGTTTGCGAATGTTTGGACTAATGGAACAGTAAATCATGTGATTGGGAAAGATATTTTGAGATTCCATGCAATTATTTGGCCAGCGATGTTGATGTCTGCAGGAATAAAATTGCCAGAAACTATTGCAGCACATGGATGGTGGACTGTAGAAGGTGAGAAAATGTCCAAATCACTTGGAAATGTAGTAAATCCAGCGGAAGAAGTTGAGAAATATGGATTGGATCCATTTAGATATTATTTGATGAGAGAAGCTACATACGGACAAGATGCTGATTATTCAAAACGAGCAATGGTTCAAAGAATTAATTCAGATTTAGCAAATGATTTAGGGAACCTTTTAAATAGAACAATTGGAATGCAAAAGAAATATTTTGATTCAAAAGTTGTCTTGAATGAAGTGACGGATACATTTGATGCTGAGATAAAGGCATTATGGGAAGAAGTTTTAGTAAATATTGAAAAGAGAATGAATGAATATCAATTTTCTGAAGCATTGAAGGAAATTTGGAAATTTATTTCTAGAATGAATAAATATATTGATGAGTGTGAACCTTGGAAATTAGCTAAAGATGAAGATTCTAAAGATAGATTGTCGACAGTGATGTATAATTTGGTGGAAGGATTATATAAAATAGCAGCTTTAATTTCGCCATTTATGCCAGATACAGCTCAAAAAATGTTGAATCAATTAGGGCTTGAAGTGGATGCTGAGAAAATGAAATTAGAAGATGTTAAGGCTTGGGGAGCGTATCCAGTTGGAGGAAAATTAAATGCAGCTGAACCAATTTTCCCTAGAGTTGAATTCGAGGAAGAGCCTAAAAAAGAATACAATGAAAATTTAACTATCGAAAATCCTATAACAATTGATGATTTTTCAAAAGTTGAAATAAAAGTTGTTGAAATTATTAAGGCTAGTAAAATCGAAGGTGCTGATAAATTATTGAAATTTATTGTTAACACTGGAAAAGAGAAGAGACAAATTGTTTCTGGAATTGCTAAATGGTATCCAAATGAACAAGAATTAGTTGGGAAGAAAGTAATGGCAGTATTGAATTTAGAACCAGTTACATTGCGTGGAGAATTGTCACAAGGAATGTTGTTGACAACAACTGAAAAGAAAAAAACGAAATTAGTTATAATTGATAATGAAGTAAAATTAGGAA
- the ruvC gene encoding crossover junction endodeoxyribonuclease RuvC, giving the protein MRVLGIDPGTAIVGYSIIDYENGKYTTLDYGCIFTDKSEDMPVRLEQIYDALEKVIKLWKPTDMAIENLFFFKNQKTIIEVGQARGVITLVGQKNRLNLFSYTPLQVKMGIAGYGRATKKQIQEMVKLILKLDEIPKPDDAADALAIAITHVNSKIGFGGFERGDNVTKKLDTLKTDRIKLSDYKKLMNIK; this is encoded by the coding sequence ATGAGAGTTTTAGGTATAGATCCCGGTACAGCTATTGTTGGATACTCAATCATTGACTATGAAAATGGGAAATATACAACATTAGATTACGGGTGTATTTTTACAGATAAATCGGAGGATATGCCAGTTCGATTAGAGCAAATTTATGATGCTTTGGAAAAGGTTATAAAATTGTGGAAGCCTACAGATATGGCTATTGAAAATTTATTCTTTTTTAAAAATCAAAAAACAATAATTGAAGTTGGACAGGCGAGAGGGGTTATAACTCTTGTTGGTCAAAAAAATAGATTAAATTTATTTAGTTATACGCCACTTCAAGTGAAAATGGGTATTGCAGGTTATGGAAGGGCGACTAAAAAGCAAATTCAGGAAATGGTAAAGTTGATATTGAAATTAGATGAAATACCGAAACCTGATGATGCGGCTGATGCTTTGGCAATAGCAATTACGCATGTGAATTCAAAAATTGGTTTTGGAGGATTTGAAAGAGGAGATAACGTTACTAAGAAATTAGATACTCTAAAAACTGATAGAATAAAATTGTCAGATTATAAAAAATTGATGAATATTAAATAA
- a CDS encoding TetR/AcrR family transcriptional regulator — MKKKNMIIGSFVYMKEKIEKEQCKFMPKVKFTKEIIVEAAYELMKIEGFNNLSVRKIAKYLKSSTAPIYFNFNTVDDLKEEIIILSKEKLKKYLYGNYSERKLLNSAVGFVAFAREERELFRAIFLDGAERFKELYDETLNTLLTEEILMVSFPKLTFQEAKLSVRRLWYFLFGYATLICTSRDNDYRNDQTNEKIEEKILEITSYFRKMYA; from the coding sequence ATGAAGAAAAAAAATATGATAATTGGAAGTTTTGTGTATATGAAAGAAAAAATAGAAAAGGAGCAGTGTAAATTTATGCCGAAAGTAAAATTTACAAAGGAAATCATAGTCGAAGCAGCCTATGAGTTAATGAAGATAGAAGGCTTTAATAATTTAAGTGTTAGAAAAATCGCTAAATATTTAAAGAGTTCAACGGCACCAATATATTTTAATTTTAATACAGTAGACGACTTAAAAGAAGAAATTATTATTTTATCAAAAGAAAAGTTGAAAAAATATCTTTATGGAAATTATTCTGAGCGAAAGTTACTAAATAGTGCAGTTGGTTTTGTAGCTTTTGCGAGGGAAGAAAGAGAGCTTTTTAGAGCGATTTTTCTTGATGGTGCAGAAAGATTTAAAGAACTTTACGATGAAACATTGAATACTTTATTAACAGAAGAAATTTTAATGGTAAGTTTTCCTAAACTAACTTTTCAAGAAGCAAAATTGTCAGTAAGAAGATTATGGTATTTTTTATTTGGATACGCTACATTGATTTGTACAAGTAGAGATAATGATTACAGAAATGACCAAACAAATGAAAAAATAGAAGAAAAAATATTAGAAATAACAAGTTATTTTAGAAAAATGTACGCATAA
- the truB gene encoding tRNA pseudouridine(55) synthase TruB: protein MKVKKFEKNGIVLLNKEKGVSSFGAINRLKWLIKANRVGHAGTLDPMAEGLLIVMLNNATKFSDDLMKKDKEYYVELEMGYETDTYDTEGEITKKGIVNVSQHEIESVINSFVGEIEQMPPMYSAIKINGEKLYDLARKGIEVERKARKIRINYIKDIKIDFSENKVSFYTSVSSGTYIRSLVRDIGQKLGTFATMTKLVRTQIDKYYLKDAVTLSEIEKLLGQEIVEENRDFVKRQKIEMKKDESIEEKIYGILENIFDKESNVKRELKIQEIIKFKDIEEILEYKEIVISNDKYLKLKNGMTVLVGFRKLENIKGYRENTILKVFVTNGKTQKREFKGVVKIIKIGYDKVYLKRDKYFL from the coding sequence ATGAAAGTAAAAAAATTTGAGAAAAATGGGATAGTTCTCTTGAATAAAGAGAAGGGTGTCAGTTCGTTTGGAGCGATAAATAGGTTAAAATGGCTGATAAAAGCTAACAGAGTTGGACATGCTGGGACTTTGGATCCGATGGCTGAAGGATTATTGATAGTGATGCTTAACAATGCTACAAAATTTTCTGATGATTTGATGAAAAAAGATAAGGAATATTACGTAGAATTGGAAATGGGTTATGAGACGGATACTTATGATACAGAAGGGGAAATCACTAAAAAGGGAATTGTGAATGTTTCACAACATGAGATTGAAAGCGTGATTAATAGTTTTGTTGGAGAGATTGAACAGATGCCTCCAATGTATTCGGCAATAAAAATTAATGGAGAAAAGTTATATGATTTGGCGAGAAAAGGTATTGAAGTTGAGAGGAAAGCTAGAAAAATTCGTATAAATTATATAAAAGATATCAAAATTGATTTTTCAGAAAATAAGGTATCGTTTTATACGAGTGTAAGTAGTGGAACTTATATTCGTTCGTTAGTCAGAGATATTGGACAAAAATTAGGAACTTTTGCAACTATGACAAAATTAGTGAGAACTCAGATTGACAAATATTATTTGAAGGATGCTGTGACTTTGAGTGAGATAGAGAAATTGTTAGGGCAAGAAATTGTTGAGGAAAATAGAGATTTTGTTAAGCGACAAAAAATTGAAATGAAAAAAGATGAAAGTATTGAAGAGAAGATTTATGGGATTTTGGAAAATATTTTTGATAAGGAAAGTAATGTAAAACGAGAATTAAAAATACAGGAGATCATTAAATTTAAAGATATTGAAGAAATATTGGAATATAAAGAAATTGTTATTTCCAATGATAAATACTTGAAATTGAAAAATGGGATGACTGTATTAGTTGGGTTTAGGAAATTAGAAAATATTAAAGGTTATAGAGAAAATACAATTTTGAAAGTATTTGTTACTAATGGGAAGACTCAAAAGCGAGAATTTAAAGGGGTAGTGAAAATTATTAAAATAGGGTATGATAAGGTTTATTTAAAGAGAGATAAATATTTTTTGTAG
- the cls gene encoding cardiolipin synthase: MFGHGDTGLMWLMSIEHIHLVIYIFCLIAILVSDKPSSAMVSWIFAITVFPVIGIVLYLLFGINWRKNRAISNREKQEGRWFRVRNFLKYDPVDFFLDEKFLEKSSYRSIDKENISDSEIEIVKLLATAEKTTITRNKSYKIYYSGREAFDSIIKDISEAKESILMEYFIWRSDKLGQQIKDLLVKKAKEGVKIRLLFDGLGSFRAISKKYRRELLKAGIEFRYFLDIKFALSKLNYRNHRKMTIIDSKILHTGGMNLGEEYITGGSRFNEWRDTNFRVEGELVIQYLTIFITDWLNSGGKNDFETIKLDEIVEKNIVKDDEKYYLMQVSSSGPDTEWTSLKYLYSKLISSAKREVLIQSPYFVPDSALVNQLTIMALAGIKIKIIMTGVPDKKIPYWIAETYFEELTNAGIEIYRYKAGFLHCKNIVVDGEFSTIGTCNFDMRSLEINYEINSVFYNREISQNVRNQFFKDLEKCEKIEKKQIEKKAFWKRIRNSLFKLVSPIM; the protein is encoded by the coding sequence ATGTTTGGACACGGAGATACAGGGCTTATGTGGCTTATGTCAATTGAACATATACATTTAGTGATTTATATTTTTTGTTTAATAGCAATTTTAGTATCTGATAAACCGTCGTCAGCAATGGTATCATGGATATTTGCAATTACGGTATTTCCTGTGATTGGGATTGTTTTGTATTTATTGTTTGGGATAAATTGGAGAAAGAATAGAGCTATTTCCAATCGTGAAAAACAAGAGGGCAGATGGTTTAGAGTTAGGAATTTTTTGAAATATGATCCTGTTGATTTTTTCTTGGATGAAAAGTTTTTAGAAAAATCGTCATATCGTAGTATTGATAAGGAAAATATTAGTGATTCTGAAATTGAAATTGTAAAATTGTTGGCAACAGCAGAAAAAACGACGATTACGAGAAATAAATCTTATAAAATTTATTATTCGGGAAGGGAAGCGTTTGATTCAATTATAAAAGATATTAGTGAGGCGAAAGAAAGTATTTTGATGGAGTACTTTATATGGCGTTCAGATAAGTTGGGGCAGCAAATAAAGGATTTATTGGTAAAAAAAGCGAAAGAAGGCGTGAAAATACGATTGTTGTTTGATGGATTGGGTTCTTTTAGGGCAATTTCGAAAAAATATAGGAGAGAATTGTTAAAAGCAGGAATTGAATTTAGATATTTTTTAGATATTAAATTTGCATTATCAAAATTGAATTATAGAAATCATCGAAAAATGACGATAATTGATAGTAAAATTCTTCATACAGGTGGAATGAATTTGGGAGAAGAGTACATTACAGGTGGATCGAGATTTAATGAATGGAGAGATACTAATTTTAGAGTTGAAGGAGAATTAGTGATACAGTATTTGACGATTTTTATTACAGATTGGTTGAATAGTGGTGGAAAAAATGATTTTGAAACGATAAAATTAGATGAAATTGTTGAGAAAAATATTGTGAAAGATGATGAAAAATATTATTTAATGCAGGTTTCATCGAGTGGACCAGATACAGAATGGACATCTTTGAAATATTTATATTCAAAATTAATATCTAGTGCGAAAAGGGAAGTACTAATTCAAAGTCCATATTTTGTGCCTGATAGCGCACTCGTAAATCAATTGACAATAATGGCTTTAGCTGGAATTAAGATAAAAATTATAATGACGGGAGTTCCTGATAAAAAAATTCCTTATTGGATTGCAGAAACGTATTTTGAGGAATTGACTAATGCAGGAATTGAAATTTATAGATACAAAGCAGGATTTTTACATTGTAAAAATATCGTGGTTGATGGAGAATTTTCTACGATAGGAACTTGTAATTTTGATATGAGAAGTCTTGAGATAAATTATGAGATAAATTCAGTTTTTTACAATCGAGAAATTAGTCAAAATGTAAGAAATCAATTTTTTAAAGATTTAGAAAAATGTGAAAAGATTGAGAAGAAACAGATTGAAAAAAAAGCTTTTTGGAAAAGAATTAGAAATTCATTGTTTAAATTGGTGTCGCCAATAATGTAG
- a CDS encoding glutamine amidotransferase (Catalyzes the transfer of the ammonia group from glutamine to a new carbon-nitrogen group): MRVHILQHESFEAPGSYLKWAENKGYEVTFSKVFEGDKLPENTEGIDFLFVMGGPQSPATKLEECPHFDTKKEQEFIKKCIDAKKAVVGVCLGAQLIGESLGGKFDHSPEKEIGNFAIELTEEGLKDEKLSHFDRNREIVGHWHGDMPGLVEGSVVLAKSVGCPRQIIRFTPLVYGFQCHLEFDSEIVVELIANEKNLEQEFEKFRYIENPEEIKKYDYTAMNKKLHEFLDKLDIEYKNSL, from the coding sequence ATGAGAGTACACATTTTACAACATGAAAGTTTTGAAGCTCCAGGATCATATTTGAAATGGGCAGAAAATAAAGGGTATGAAGTTACATTTTCAAAAGTATTTGAAGGAGATAAATTACCAGAAAATACTGAAGGGATTGACTTTTTATTTGTAATGGGAGGGCCTCAATCGCCTGCAACAAAATTGGAAGAATGTCCGCATTTTGATACAAAAAAAGAACAAGAATTTATAAAAAAATGTATTGATGCGAAAAAAGCTGTTGTAGGAGTTTGTTTGGGAGCACAATTAATTGGAGAGAGTTTAGGTGGAAAATTTGATCATAGTCCTGAAAAGGAAATTGGAAATTTTGCGATTGAATTGACAGAAGAAGGATTAAAAGATGAAAAATTAAGTCATTTTGATAGAAATAGAGAAATTGTAGGTCATTGGCACGGTGATATGCCAGGATTGGTTGAAGGTAGTGTTGTTTTAGCGAAAAGTGTTGGATGTCCAAGACAAATTATAAGATTTACTCCGTTAGTATATGGTTTTCAATGTCATTTGGAGTTTGATAGTGAAATTGTAGTTGAGCTAATTGCAAATGAAAAAAATTTAGAACAAGAATTTGAAAAATTTAGATATATCGAAAATCCAGAAGAAATAAAAAAATATGATTACACAGCAATGAATAAAAAATTGCATGAATTTTTGGATAAATTAGATATTGAATATAAAAATAGTTTATAA
- a CDS encoding lysophospholipid acyltransferase family protein, with the protein MNKYKFFGIFLHSIYRMLSFMTRREYYYADGVEMNQQNIVVFWHRKIFTVCNATRVIKKKASIVSASKDGEILSELLAREGNELIRGSSNRDNIKSLKEAMRYAKKDYTIGIAIDGPKGPIFEPKAGAIFIAQRTGAPILPVSSYSSRKWIFKNMWDKLEIPKPFARCVHYVAEPFYLPKELSMEEATKIVKEKIHSAGYKAFEIYNEKYNKKNKKIEFNEENF; encoded by the coding sequence ATGAATAAATATAAGTTTTTTGGAATATTTCTTCATTCTATTTATAGAATGTTGAGTTTTATGACAAGGCGAGAATATTATTATGCTGATGGTGTAGAGATGAATCAGCAAAATATAGTCGTGTTTTGGCATAGAAAGATATTTACTGTTTGTAATGCGACTAGAGTGATAAAAAAGAAGGCGTCAATAGTTAGTGCTTCGAAAGATGGTGAAATTTTGTCGGAACTTCTTGCGAGAGAGGGGAATGAGCTGATAAGAGGATCATCAAATAGAGATAATATCAAAAGTTTGAAGGAAGCTATGAGATATGCTAAAAAAGATTATACGATAGGAATTGCGATTGATGGACCGAAAGGGCCTATATTTGAACCAAAAGCAGGGGCAATTTTTATAGCTCAGAGGACTGGGGCACCAATATTGCCTGTAAGTTCGTACTCTAGTAGAAAATGGATATTTAAAAATATGTGGGATAAATTAGAGATTCCAAAACCATTTGCAAGATGTGTTCATTATGTTGCAGAACCTTTTTATCTTCCAAAGGAATTATCAATGGAAGAAGCCACAAAAATAGTGAAAGAAAAAATACATTCAGCTGGATACAAGGCTTTTGAGATTTATAATGAAAAATATAATAAAAAAAATAAAAAAATAGAATTTAATGAAGAAAATTTTTAA
- a CDS encoding Rid family detoxifying hydrolase: protein MKKIPNAVGPYSAYRLAGDFLYISGQIAINPETQEIEETTVEGQAKQVMENIKAILENNGLTTANVIKTTVLLDNIADFGTVNEIYAGYFSEPYPARSAFEVGKLPKNALVEIETIAYVKK, encoded by the coding sequence ATGAAAAAAATACCAAATGCAGTGGGACCTTATTCAGCATATAGATTAGCAGGGGATTTTTTGTATATTTCAGGGCAAATAGCGATTAATCCAGAAACTCAAGAAATTGAAGAAACAACAGTTGAAGGACAAGCAAAACAAGTAATGGAAAACATAAAAGCAATTTTAGAAAATAATGGTTTAACAACAGCAAATGTAATAAAAACAACAGTTTTATTAGATAATATCGCAGATTTTGGAACAGTAAATGAAATTTATGCAGGTTATTTTTCAGAACCATATCCAGCTAGATCGGCTTTCGAAGTAGGAAAATTACCTAAAAATGCGTTAGTTGAAATTGAAACAATTGCTTATGTAAAAAAATAA
- the hpf gene encoding ribosome hibernation-promoting factor, HPF/YfiA family, translating into MKIIISGKQLKVTDAIRNYTEEKIQKISKYTEAITEVDVVLSVETTKSEGDVHKADGLVYASGTKIKVETENSDLYAAIDELSDKLERQVRKYKEKQKDFNKKGTR; encoded by the coding sequence ATGAAAATCATTATTAGCGGAAAACAATTGAAAGTTACAGATGCAATTAGAAACTATACTGAAGAAAAGATACAAAAAATTTCTAAATATACAGAAGCTATAACAGAAGTCGATGTTGTTTTATCAGTAGAAACTACAAAATCTGAAGGGGATGTTCACAAAGCTGATGGATTAGTTTATGCAAGTGGAACAAAAATAAAAGTTGAAACAGAAAACAGCGATTTATATGCTGCAATTGACGAATTATCTGATAAATTAGAAAGACAAGTTAGAAAATATAAAGAAAAACAAAAAGATTTTAACAAAAAAGGAACTCGTTAA
- a CDS encoding tRNA (cytidine(34)-2'-O)-methyltransferase has protein sequence MNIVFLNPEIPTNTGNIGRTCVLTNTKLHLIKPLGFSLEDKYIKKGGLDYWEKVQLFIWEDFDHFYKENIENKDANLYFATTKTNQKYSDVKFQKNDFIMFGPESRGIPEEILNKYKEYNITIPMIPMGRSINLANSASIILYEALRQNDFDFSL, from the coding sequence ATGAATATAGTATTTTTAAATCCAGAAATTCCAACAAATACGGGAAATATAGGTAGAACATGTGTTTTAACAAATACGAAATTGCATTTGATAAAACCTTTGGGATTTTCATTGGAAGATAAATATATTAAAAAAGGTGGATTGGATTATTGGGAAAAAGTTCAGCTTTTTATTTGGGAAGATTTTGACCATTTTTATAAAGAAAATATCGAAAATAAAGATGCAAATTTATATTTTGCAACGACTAAAACAAATCAAAAATATTCAGATGTAAAATTTCAAAAAAATGATTTTATAATGTTTGGACCTGAATCGAGAGGAATACCAGAAGAAATATTGAATAAATACAAGGAATATAACATAACTATTCCAATGATTCCAATGGGAAGATCGATAAATTTAGCAAATTCGGCTTCGATAATATTGTATGAAGCATTGAGACAGAATGATTTTGATTTTTCGTTGTAA
- the rnmV gene encoding ribonuclease M5 has protein sequence MEKLKINEIILVEGRDDVTALKRVVDAHIIALNGFSAVNKKTLKKLEELSKTNEMILFTDPDFAGKKIRSVIESRIPKIKHAFISKKEATKVDNIGVENASDASILEALKHVITHRDESTGGNLFSASDLIDNGLTSGSNSKERRAKLGDILKIGYYNSKQLLKALNSFNISREQFEKAISEIDS, from the coding sequence ATGGAAAAATTAAAAATAAATGAGATTATTTTGGTGGAAGGGCGTGATGATGTAACAGCTTTAAAAAGAGTAGTGGATGCGCACATAATTGCATTGAATGGCTTTTCTGCTGTGAATAAGAAGACTTTGAAAAAATTGGAGGAATTATCAAAAACGAATGAAATGATACTTTTTACTGATCCAGATTTTGCTGGGAAAAAAATAAGAAGCGTTATAGAAAGTCGAATTCCTAAAATTAAACATGCTTTTATTAGTAAAAAAGAGGCTACAAAAGTTGATAACATTGGAGTTGAGAATGCTTCAGATGCATCAATTTTGGAGGCACTTAAACATGTGATTACGCATAGGGATGAGTCAACTGGAGGAAATCTCTTTAGCGCAAGTGATTTAATTGATAATGGGCTTACTTCAGGGAGCAATTCAAAAGAGAGAAGAGCAAAATTGGGAGATATTTTGAAAATCGGATATTATAATTCAAAACAGTTATTGAAAGCGTTAAATTCGTTTAATATTTCGAGAGAACAGTTTGAAAAGGCTATTTCAGAGATTGATTCATAA
- a CDS encoding dihydrofolate reductase has product MFSIIVAIGKNREIGKENKLLWHIPEDLKNFRRITNGKTVVMGRKTFESIGRLLPNRKNIILSREVLESDLKKLENETTKVEVFDDFQKMIDSFKNSKEEIFIIGGEQIYKMALKEEIIDKLYISYVNFSDDEADAYFPVIENCDWKMNEEKKYDNWKFCVYERKNRKGAV; this is encoded by the coding sequence ATGTTTAGTATAATAGTAGCGATTGGAAAAAATCGAGAAATTGGGAAAGAAAACAAATTATTGTGGCATATTCCAGAAGATTTGAAAAATTTTAGACGAATAACAAATGGAAAGACTGTTGTTATGGGAAGAAAAACTTTTGAAAGTATTGGAAGATTGTTGCCGAATAGAAAAAATATAATTTTATCAAGAGAAGTTTTAGAGTCAGATTTGAAAAAGTTGGAAAATGAAACTACAAAAGTGGAAGTATTTGATGATTTTCAAAAAATGATAGATAGTTTTAAAAATTCTAAAGAAGAAATTTTTATAATTGGAGGAGAACAGATTTATAAAATGGCTTTGAAAGAGGAAATTATTGATAAATTATATATTAGTTATGTTAATTTTTCTGATGATGAAGCAGATGCATATTTTCCTGTTATAGAAAATTGTGATTGGAAAATGAATGAAGAAAAAAAATATGATAATTGGAAGTTTTGTGTATATGAAAGAAAAAATAGAAAAGGAGCAGTGTAA